The Gemmatimonadales bacterium genome has a segment encoding these proteins:
- a CDS encoding DUF58 domain-containing protein: MPSRLPPALLKQVRTLALRGRRATDTLLGGEIRSVFRGTGMEFTDIRPYTEGDDLRHLDWNLLARTGHPYIKLYTEARELTLLLIVDHSRSTAIGDPEPKSARAIEIAALLALVAAQQQDRVGLLGFADTIGPVIPPGRGHRHVFGVVQTLFSLEATGRGTDLAGALRSAGSLLRRRALIVVISDFLAKDWATPLKGLAARHEVTAIALEDRRDTALPTGGWVNLAGAEQGSSTVLFDSSDPVARRRAEAAAKRTRLNRANAFASAGVREVVVRTEGDYMSALRSAFGKSGGRR, translated from the coding sequence GTGCCGAGTCGTCTCCCGCCGGCACTGCTGAAGCAGGTCCGCACCCTCGCACTGCGCGGGCGGCGGGCCACGGACACGCTGCTTGGCGGAGAGATCCGGTCGGTGTTCCGCGGCACCGGCATGGAGTTCACAGATATCCGGCCGTACACCGAGGGCGACGACCTTCGGCACCTCGACTGGAATCTCCTCGCCCGGACCGGGCACCCGTACATCAAGCTGTATACCGAAGCACGCGAACTCACGCTGCTGCTGATCGTCGATCACTCGCGATCGACTGCGATCGGCGATCCCGAACCGAAGTCGGCGCGGGCCATCGAGATCGCGGCGCTCCTCGCGCTGGTCGCGGCGCAGCAGCAGGATCGCGTCGGCCTCCTCGGATTTGCGGATACGATCGGTCCGGTGATTCCTCCGGGGCGCGGCCATCGGCACGTCTTCGGCGTGGTGCAGACGCTCTTCTCGCTCGAGGCGACCGGCAGGGGAACCGATCTCGCCGGTGCGCTCCGGAGCGCAGGGTCACTTCTCCGGCGTCGGGCGTTGATCGTGGTGATCTCCGATTTTCTGGCGAAGGATTGGGCGACACCGCTCAAGGGACTTGCTGCACGCCACGAAGTGACGGCGATCGCGCTCGAGGATCGGCGCGATACGGCACTTCCGACCGGCGGGTGGGTGAACCTTGCGGGAGCGGAGCAGGGCAGCAGCACTGTGCTCTTTGACAGCAGTGATCCCGTTGCCCGCCGCCGCGCGGAAGCCGCGGCCAAGCGCACCCGGTTGAACCGCGCCAACGCGTTTGCGTCGGCGGGGGTCCGTGAAGTCGTGGTGCGCACCGAAGGCGACTACATGAGCGCGCTGCGGAGCGCCTTCGGCAAGTCGGGCGGGCGGCGATGA
- the mutL gene encoding DNA mismatch repair endonuclease MutL — MPAGTARRIAILPDAVANQIAAGEVVERPASAAKELIENALDAGATKVRVAVENGGKTLIEVADDGCGMTRDEAILALDRHATSKIHQIGDLVGISTFGFRGEALPAIASVSRCTIVSSTSDGDGTELTVSGARLDQVRDASRQRGTTVTVRTLFFNTPARRKFLRSASSESRAIWDTVSTLALAHPEVGFDLTLDGRTRLAVPAEQTPDERLAAIWGAELVGTLIAVDFAVGSVRVHGFAQRPADAQPTGRRTQLFVNGRPFRDPFLVRAAEAGYRSAIHPGDRPSLLLAIDVDPGDVDVNVHPAKLEVRFRDRLGVERAAEEAIRAALARLDASAVLGETSLSAPRPLWYPAGLADRSAAPGDLFAPLDEAVTHAAHQPAVIPMLPHLLQLADTYICYEAADGLVIVDQHSAHERVLYEDVLRRLQGDGLPAQRLLLPITIELNDEELDAVSAHAELLRRTGFEIEPFGGRAVAIHGVPNPHPRFDAESCFRELIADLARGRFGGWANRLERFAATWACRAAVKAGQSLDERSMRELLTALFTCDLPPHDVHGRSTIVQLPLDELERRFGRR, encoded by the coding sequence ATGCCTGCCGGTACCGCACGCCGCATCGCCATCCTCCCCGACGCCGTCGCGAACCAGATCGCGGCCGGCGAAGTGGTCGAGCGCCCGGCGTCCGCCGCCAAGGAGCTGATCGAGAACGCCCTCGATGCCGGCGCAACGAAGGTCCGGGTCGCGGTCGAAAACGGCGGCAAGACGTTGATCGAAGTTGCCGATGATGGCTGCGGCATGACGCGTGACGAAGCGATTCTCGCGCTCGATCGGCACGCCACCAGCAAGATCCATCAGATCGGCGACCTGGTCGGGATCAGTACCTTCGGCTTTCGCGGCGAGGCCCTTCCGGCCATCGCATCGGTGTCGCGTTGCACCATCGTCTCGTCGACGTCGGACGGCGACGGCACCGAACTGACTGTCTCCGGCGCCCGTCTCGACCAGGTCCGCGACGCTTCGCGCCAGCGCGGTACCACGGTCACGGTGAGGACCCTCTTCTTCAACACACCGGCGCGCCGCAAGTTTCTCCGATCGGCATCGAGCGAATCGCGCGCGATCTGGGATACGGTGTCCACGCTGGCACTGGCGCACCCCGAGGTCGGATTCGACCTCACCCTCGACGGACGAACCCGTCTCGCCGTTCCCGCCGAGCAGACGCCGGACGAGCGGCTCGCCGCGATCTGGGGAGCGGAGCTCGTCGGCACGTTGATCGCGGTCGACTTCGCGGTCGGCAGCGTGCGGGTGCACGGTTTCGCGCAGCGCCCCGCCGACGCGCAACCGACCGGGCGGCGCACACAGCTCTTCGTCAACGGCCGGCCGTTTCGCGATCCATTTCTTGTGCGCGCCGCCGAAGCGGGGTACCGATCAGCGATTCATCCGGGTGACCGCCCGTCGCTCCTTCTCGCGATCGATGTCGATCCCGGTGATGTCGACGTCAACGTGCATCCCGCCAAGCTCGAAGTGCGGTTTCGTGATCGTCTCGGCGTGGAGCGGGCCGCGGAAGAGGCGATCCGCGCCGCGCTCGCTCGGCTCGATGCCTCGGCCGTCCTTGGCGAGACGTCGCTCTCCGCGCCGCGGCCGCTGTGGTATCCGGCCGGACTTGCTGACCGATCGGCGGCGCCAGGCGATCTCTTTGCACCGCTCGACGAGGCGGTCACCCATGCCGCACACCAGCCGGCCGTCATTCCGATGCTGCCGCACCTGCTGCAGCTTGCCGACACCTACATCTGTTACGAGGCGGCCGACGGTCTCGTGATCGTCGACCAGCATTCGGCGCACGAGCGCGTTCTCTACGAGGATGTGCTGCGACGCCTGCAGGGCGACGGGTTGCCCGCGCAGCGGCTCCTCCTGCCGATCACCATCGAGTTGAATGACGAGGAACTCGACGCGGTGTCGGCGCACGCAGAGCTCTTGCGCCGCACCGGATTTGAGATCGAGCCGTTCGGCGGCCGGGCCGTGGCAATCCACGGCGTTCCGAATCCGCATCCTCGCTTCGATGCCGAGAGTTGCTTCCGGGAGCTGATTGCCGATCTCGCGCGCGGCCGCTTCGGAGGATGGGCCAACCGGCTGGAGCGGTTTGCGGCGACGTGGGCGTGCCGCGCCGCGGTCAAGGCGGGGCAGTCGCTCGACGAGCGCAGCATGCGCGAACTGCTCACCGCGCTCTTCACCTGCGATCTGCCGCCGCACGACGTCCATGGCCGGTCGACGATCGTGCAGCTTCCGCTCGACGAACTGGAGCGCCGGTTTGGCCGACGCTGA
- a CDS encoding BatD family protein, which translates to MIALALVAALAFQDTNTTLTPQIRAMVDRMPLPRPGEPSISVKFSRDTVWVGEQVELITAAWFPRQLRDRLNHAPSIRSPLLGGVWIARNQQNPVPAGTRYIGHQVYDLFVSYQVLFPLGPGRIDAPPATLNFRVPTSASYFAKEVPRSYASAAEHLIVRAVPAAASASLGGGPTALAMRITWRAPVSSIRAGAPTVVQLVLSGAGNLTLWPAPQVKWPPGLHIYPEATTESRTPDRGTIAGEKQFRYTVVADSAGVLTLPAVSYQYFDPGAVETRSIAASPLTLPVVPAASATSDRQPPLLGSDSDRPVATVVVRSFWPVLLFVAVAPWLVVLIRRRRRVLPTIASAPAGGDPEATLRAVLGTPLDAGPEHVAAALRSRGVGRDDAEQVRRWLSSAARNRYGPVPGPSPDPPAIVPTIVARLRRRAVAVTVLLIALVAARLPAQVGDGVARYAGGDYAGAARIFENDVRAHPTAVGAWRNLGEARWMAGDDPGAAAALIEALRLAPRDGAVRTAWQRDTAIPGDVRALAPSVPLSRDELLLVGLAAWLVASTAMIAGWRRSALGVGLIGVAALLVAATRIQDEHADRALVLATTTIHISPHPATNALADVATWSVVEVHRRVPNWVLIDTQLRATVGPGDRTIEGWVPASAVAGIGPLH; encoded by the coding sequence GTGATTGCGCTCGCTCTGGTGGCCGCGCTGGCGTTCCAGGACACCAACACGACCCTGACGCCGCAGATCCGCGCGATGGTGGACAGGATGCCGCTCCCCCGCCCGGGGGAACCGTCGATCAGCGTCAAGTTTTCGCGCGATACGGTGTGGGTCGGCGAGCAGGTCGAATTGATCACTGCAGCGTGGTTTCCGCGCCAGCTTCGCGACCGGCTCAATCATGCGCCATCGATCCGATCACCGCTCCTCGGCGGTGTCTGGATCGCGCGGAACCAGCAGAATCCGGTGCCGGCGGGGACGCGATACATCGGCCACCAAGTCTACGATCTCTTCGTGTCGTACCAGGTGCTTTTCCCGCTCGGGCCCGGACGGATCGATGCGCCGCCTGCGACACTCAACTTCCGGGTGCCGACGTCTGCGTCGTACTTCGCCAAGGAGGTACCGCGAAGTTACGCCTCGGCGGCGGAACATCTGATTGTTCGTGCCGTTCCCGCTGCAGCCAGCGCTTCGCTGGGCGGCGGCCCCACCGCTCTCGCGATGCGCATCACCTGGCGCGCTCCGGTGAGCAGCATACGCGCGGGCGCGCCGACAGTGGTCCAGCTGGTCCTGAGCGGCGCCGGCAATCTGACGCTGTGGCCCGCGCCACAGGTGAAATGGCCGCCCGGCCTGCACATCTATCCCGAAGCGACGACCGAAAGCCGGACGCCCGATCGTGGCACCATCGCCGGGGAAAAGCAGTTCCGGTACACCGTCGTCGCCGACAGCGCCGGTGTGCTGACGCTCCCTGCAGTGAGCTATCAGTATTTCGATCCCGGTGCCGTCGAAACGCGATCAATCGCGGCGTCGCCGCTCACCTTGCCCGTCGTCCCCGCGGCATCGGCAACGTCCGACCGGCAACCGCCGCTGCTGGGCAGCGATTCCGACCGCCCGGTCGCCACCGTGGTGGTGCGATCGTTCTGGCCGGTACTGCTATTCGTGGCAGTGGCGCCCTGGCTCGTTGTGCTGATCCGGCGCAGGCGTCGGGTACTGCCAACGATCGCGAGCGCGCCTGCTGGTGGCGACCCCGAAGCGACGCTCCGCGCTGTACTCGGTACGCCACTCGATGCCGGGCCGGAACATGTTGCGGCAGCACTGCGCTCGCGCGGGGTCGGACGAGATGACGCCGAGCAGGTGCGCCGATGGTTGTCGTCCGCAGCACGGAACCGCTACGGTCCGGTGCCGGGGCCGTCGCCAGATCCACCGGCGATCGTGCCGACAATCGTCGCGAGGTTGCGCCGGCGAGCCGTCGCGGTGACGGTCCTGCTGATCGCGCTGGTGGCGGCGAGGCTCCCCGCGCAGGTTGGCGACGGCGTGGCCCGGTATGCCGGTGGCGACTATGCCGGTGCGGCGCGGATCTTCGAGAACGACGTCCGCGCGCACCCCACCGCCGTCGGTGCATGGCGCAATCTCGGTGAAGCGCGCTGGATGGCCGGCGACGATCCCGGTGCGGCAGCGGCCCTCATCGAGGCCCTTCGGCTGGCACCTCGCGACGGCGCGGTGCGGACGGCATGGCAACGCGATACCGCCATTCCCGGCGACGTCCGCGCCCTCGCACCGTCGGTGCCGCTGTCGCGCGACGAGCTGCTGCTGGTGGGTCTGGCGGCTTGGCTCGTCGCGAGCACGGCGATGATTGCCGGGTGGCGGCGCAGCGCCCTTGGCGTCGGACTGATCGGCGTGGCGGCGTTGCTCGTCGCGGCGACCCGAATCCAGGATGAGCATGCCGACCGCGCCCTCGTCCTTGCAACCACCACGATTCACATCTCGCCCCACCCGGCAACCAATGCGCTCGCCGATGTCGCCACCTGGTCGGTGGTCGAGGTGCATCGCCGGGTTCCCAACTGGGTGCTGATCGACACGCAACTGCGAGCGACCGTGGGTCCCGGTGATCGCACCATCGAAGGATGGGTCCCCGCATCCGCGGTCGCCGGAATCGGGCCACTACATTGA
- the miaA gene encoding tRNA (adenosine(37)-N6)-dimethylallyltransferase MiaA, translating to MADADTPVIVGPTGIGKTAVALALAAYWPLEVISADSRQVYRTLDVVTAKPTPRERQRVPHHLIDLIRPGERFSAGRFAVEAAEAIGDVRARGHLPVVVGGSGLYVKALVDGLFAEPPLDRPRRDAVAAVTNAMDHATLVRWAARLDPGREISGGRHRAARTIEIALLTGHPLSWWQRTAAVGGQLRPWIVRLTAPRAVLHHRIQSRAQEMIRRGMVEEVAAALADGAPVGGPGMDGVGVREAVAVLHGTLARDQLADAIATATRQYAKRQETWFRHQLGPNVLTLDAVRPPEEVAADIAEAWKAAA from the coding sequence TTGGCCGACGCTGATACGCCGGTCATCGTCGGGCCCACGGGAATCGGAAAGACTGCGGTCGCGCTGGCGCTCGCCGCGTACTGGCCGCTCGAAGTGATCTCGGCCGACTCCCGTCAGGTGTACCGGACGCTCGACGTCGTCACCGCCAAGCCGACGCCCCGCGAGCGGCAACGGGTGCCACACCACCTCATCGACCTGATCCGCCCCGGCGAACGATTCAGTGCGGGACGGTTTGCGGTCGAAGCGGCGGAGGCGATTGGCGACGTTCGCGCCCGGGGACATCTTCCAGTCGTCGTCGGCGGATCGGGGTTGTACGTCAAGGCGCTGGTCGACGGTCTCTTTGCTGAGCCGCCACTCGATCGCCCACGCCGCGACGCGGTGGCAGCGGTCACCAACGCAATGGACCATGCGACGCTGGTGCGCTGGGCGGCGAGGCTCGACCCGGGGCGCGAAATCAGCGGAGGGCGGCACCGCGCCGCGCGAACCATCGAGATCGCGTTGCTCACCGGGCATCCGCTCTCATGGTGGCAGCGAACCGCCGCCGTTGGCGGACAGCTGCGCCCGTGGATCGTTCGCCTCACCGCACCGCGGGCCGTGTTGCATCACCGGATTCAGTCGAGGGCACAGGAAATGATTCGGCGCGGGATGGTGGAGGAGGTCGCAGCAGCACTGGCCGACGGTGCGCCGGTGGGCGGCCCGGGGATGGACGGCGTCGGTGTCCGCGAAGCGGTCGCCGTGCTGCATGGGACGCTCGCGCGCGATCAACTGGCGGACGCGATCGCCACGGCGACTCGTCAGTACGCCAAGCGCCAGGAAACCTGGTTTCGCCACCAGCTCGGCCCCAACGTCCTGACACTTGATGCGGTGCGCCCCCCGGAAGAGGTCGCCGCCGACATCGCCGAAGCATGGAAGGCGGCGGCATGA
- the bshA gene encoding N-acetyl-alpha-D-glucosaminyl L-malate synthase BshA, translating to MKIGITCYPTYGGSGAVATELGLDLARRGHEVHFITYQSPFRLRGYTKHVYFHEVDTSMSRYPLFEHYPYELALASRQYEIAVQEELDLLHVHYAIPHATTAFLAREMLRASHPIKVITTLHGTDITLVGQEASFYAISKFSIEKSDGVTAVSRFLRDETYRAFGCVQCELAVIPNFVNLSEYRPDIATARESLVPNGNRLLVHVSNFREVKRVKDVVRIFARLRRAMPATLMLVGDGPDRNDAEQEARDLGVSDDVLFLGRLDSVAPLLAAADLFILPSQTESFGLAALESMACGTPVLASRVGGIPEVITDDVEGLLEPVGSVEAMARRAIDLLRDTPRYARMRDAALARAREFGTDAVVPQYEAYYQQILNRR from the coding sequence ATGAAGATCGGCATCACCTGCTATCCGACCTACGGCGGATCCGGCGCCGTCGCGACCGAACTCGGTCTCGACCTGGCGCGGCGCGGTCACGAGGTCCATTTCATCACTTACCAGTCGCCGTTCCGGCTCCGAGGCTACACCAAGCACGTCTACTTTCACGAGGTCGATACCTCGATGTCGAGGTATCCGCTCTTCGAGCACTACCCGTACGAGCTGGCGCTTGCGTCGCGGCAGTACGAGATCGCCGTCCAGGAAGAACTCGATCTGCTGCACGTCCATTACGCTATTCCGCACGCGACCACGGCGTTCCTGGCGCGCGAGATGCTCCGGGCCTCGCATCCGATCAAGGTGATCACCACGCTTCACGGCACCGACATCACGCTCGTCGGCCAGGAGGCGTCGTTCTACGCGATCTCGAAGTTCTCCATCGAGAAATCCGACGGCGTGACCGCGGTGTCGCGGTTCCTGCGCGACGAGACCTACCGCGCCTTCGGCTGCGTGCAATGCGAACTCGCCGTGATCCCGAACTTCGTCAACCTGAGCGAATACCGCCCCGACATCGCCACGGCGCGCGAGTCGCTGGTGCCCAACGGGAACCGGCTGCTGGTGCACGTCTCGAATTTCCGGGAAGTGAAGCGTGTCAAGGACGTGGTGCGGATCTTCGCCCGGCTTCGCCGCGCCATGCCGGCGACGTTGATGCTCGTCGGCGACGGTCCCGATCGCAACGATGCCGAGCAGGAGGCGCGCGACCTCGGCGTGAGCGATGACGTCCTCTTTCTCGGCAGGCTCGACAGTGTCGCACCGCTGCTCGCGGCCGCTGATCTCTTCATCCTGCCGTCGCAGACCGAGTCGTTCGGTCTCGCGGCGCTCGAATCGATGGCGTGCGGTACACCGGTGCTCGCGTCGCGCGTGGGAGGAATTCCCGAGGTGATTACCGACGACGTGGAAGGATTGCTCGAGCCGGTCGGCTCGGTCGAAGCGATGGCCCGCCGTGCGATCGATCTCCTCCGTGACACGCCGCGTTATGCGCGGATGCGCGACGCAGCGCTTGCACGCGCCCGCGAATTCGGGACCGACGCCGTGGTGCCGCAGTACGAAGCGTACTATCAGCAGATCCTCAACCGCCGATGA
- a CDS encoding MoxR family ATPase translates to MTFPVQDVVAEIRKRVVGQDVMVERLLIGLLTGGHILLEGVPGLAKTLTVRTLADVLHASFSRIQFTPDLLPADVVGTMIFESQQQRFTVRHGPIFAQIVLADEVNRAPAKVQSALLEAMQERQVTIGGTTYQLPSPFLVLATQNPIESEGTYPLPEAQLDRFLLKVKVSYPARTEEREVLLRMSGADDSIPVRRLAEPAQVLAAREQIAAVHLDQRLADYIVDLVRGTREPGAIGLGPLDAMIAYGASPRASIALAQTSRAHAFLRGRDYVTPEDVQELAPDVMRHRIVLTFDAEAEGLDSDAVVKQVLGAVRVP, encoded by the coding sequence GTGACGTTCCCGGTCCAGGATGTTGTCGCAGAGATCCGCAAACGCGTCGTCGGGCAGGATGTCATGGTCGAGCGCCTGCTGATCGGCCTGCTCACCGGCGGGCATATCCTCCTCGAAGGCGTGCCGGGGCTTGCCAAGACCCTCACGGTGCGCACGCTCGCCGACGTGCTGCACGCATCGTTCTCGCGGATCCAGTTCACCCCCGATCTTCTCCCCGCCGACGTGGTCGGGACGATGATCTTCGAGTCACAGCAGCAGCGGTTCACGGTGCGGCACGGACCGATCTTCGCGCAGATCGTTCTCGCGGATGAAGTCAATCGCGCGCCGGCCAAGGTGCAGTCGGCGCTTCTGGAAGCGATGCAGGAGCGGCAGGTCACCATCGGCGGGACGACGTACCAGCTTCCTTCGCCGTTCCTCGTCCTCGCGACCCAGAATCCGATCGAGAGCGAAGGAACGTATCCGCTGCCGGAAGCGCAGCTCGACCGCTTCCTCCTCAAGGTCAAGGTGAGTTATCCCGCCCGCACGGAAGAGCGCGAGGTGCTGCTGCGAATGAGTGGCGCCGACGATTCCATTCCTGTGAGGCGTCTCGCCGAACCGGCGCAGGTCCTTGCCGCGCGCGAACAGATCGCCGCGGTCCATCTCGACCAGCGCCTCGCCGATTACATCGTCGACCTGGTCCGCGGGACGCGCGAACCTGGAGCGATCGGTCTCGGTCCGCTCGATGCGATGATCGCGTACGGTGCGTCGCCGCGGGCGTCGATCGCACTGGCGCAGACGTCGCGTGCGCACGCCTTCCTCCGCGGCCGTGATTACGTGACACCGGAAGATGTCCAGGAACTGGCGCCGGATGTGATGCGCCACCGGATCGTGCTGACGTTCGACGCCGAGGCCGAGGGGCTCGATTCCGACGCGGTGGTGAAGCAGGTGCTCGGCGCGGTTCGGGTGCCGTGA
- a CDS encoding VWA domain-containing protein, which translates to MIFERPILLYVVPVIIAIIALAAFRSRRARERAADVWSRALGVRARALGRYSVWIVSLVALCIAVGIAGPRWGSATTSTESQALNVVVVMDISRSMLAQDVAPSRLGRAVSLSRRLVQDLDGDRFALVAFAGHPYVLSPLTLDASSITLQLDALDPEMASVGGSGLGPALELARKVLTASPQGGDRAIVVFTDGETFDGPHPLETAGAGLRRAGITLIAVPVGDIRGARIPDPDGSWHRDQIGREVVTVRRDDLLQAAVQSANGVMIAANAPDPVGDVRRVLAHLHRIRTSDRSAADLVPRAWIFALVAALVLLAHTLTRRSAALIGIMLAIGVARAGAQRPSTGSRLLLRGDTMRARQAFTAEIKRRQTDSAWFNAGTSALMARDLPTAIAELQRATMSVDPALRQRALYNLGTAYLLSARRDSTQRDSLLNAASTQLQQALLLAPNDRNAKFNFELARRMKPPPKPSSSSKGKSGGTGNRPPPPPPPSGGGRSGMTPAEADQVLNAMERAERDTRQNQNQRMRRGEPQLGPDW; encoded by the coding sequence ATGATCTTCGAGCGACCGATCCTCCTCTACGTGGTGCCGGTGATCATTGCGATCATCGCGCTGGCGGCGTTCAGGTCGCGCCGGGCGCGGGAGCGGGCCGCCGATGTCTGGTCTCGCGCGCTCGGTGTCCGTGCCCGAGCACTGGGCCGGTATTCGGTGTGGATCGTTTCGCTGGTCGCGCTCTGCATCGCAGTCGGGATCGCCGGTCCGCGATGGGGGTCGGCGACGACGAGCACCGAATCGCAGGCGCTCAACGTGGTCGTGGTGATGGACATCTCCCGGTCGATGCTGGCGCAGGATGTGGCGCCCAGCCGCCTCGGCCGGGCCGTGTCGCTCTCCCGGCGGCTGGTCCAGGATCTCGATGGCGATCGTTTTGCGCTCGTCGCGTTCGCGGGTCACCCGTACGTCCTGTCGCCGCTGACCCTCGACGCCAGTTCGATCACGCTGCAACTCGACGCGCTCGATCCCGAGATGGCCAGCGTCGGCGGATCGGGGCTCGGCCCGGCGCTCGAGCTCGCGCGGAAGGTGCTGACGGCGTCGCCACAAGGTGGCGACCGCGCCATCGTGGTCTTCACCGACGGGGAGACCTTTGATGGGCCGCATCCACTCGAGACGGCGGGGGCCGGCCTGCGCCGCGCGGGAATCACCCTCATCGCCGTGCCGGTCGGCGACATCCGCGGCGCACGCATCCCCGATCCCGACGGAAGCTGGCACCGCGACCAGATTGGACGGGAAGTGGTCACCGTCCGGCGCGACGACCTGCTGCAGGCGGCGGTGCAATCGGCCAACGGCGTGATGATCGCCGCCAACGCCCCGGACCCTGTCGGCGACGTGCGACGCGTTCTGGCGCACCTGCACCGGATCCGCACCAGCGATCGTTCCGCCGCCGATCTGGTGCCGCGCGCATGGATCTTCGCACTGGTTGCCGCACTCGTGCTCCTGGCGCATACGCTCACCCGGCGGAGTGCGGCACTGATCGGAATCATGCTGGCAATCGGTGTGGCGCGGGCCGGAGCGCAACGGCCGTCGACGGGAAGCCGACTCCTCCTGCGCGGGGACACGATGCGTGCGCGTCAGGCGTTCACAGCGGAGATCAAGCGCCGCCAGACCGATTCGGCGTGGTTCAACGCCGGCACCTCCGCGCTGATGGCCAGGGACCTGCCGACCGCGATCGCCGAACTGCAGCGGGCGACGATGAGCGTCGATCCCGCGTTGCGGCAACGGGCACTCTACAACCTAGGCACCGCCTACCTCCTCTCGGCGCGACGCGACTCGACGCAGCGCGATTCGCTCTTGAATGCGGCGTCGACTCAATTGCAGCAGGCACTCCTGCTGGCTCCCAACGACAGAAATGCGAAGTTCAATTTCGAACTGGCACGGCGGATGAAGCCGCCGCCGAAGCCGTCGTCGAGCAGCAAGGGGAAATCCGGCGGTACAGGGAACCGACCGCCACCTCCTCCACCGCCGAGTGGTGGCGGCCGCAGCGGAATGACGCCGGCCGAGGCCGATCAGGTCCTCAATGCGATGGAGCGCGCCGAGCGCGATACGCGGCAGAATCAGAACCAGCGAATGCGGCGCGGTGAGCCGCAACTCGGGCCGGACTGGTGA
- a CDS encoding VWA domain-containing protein: MIYFARPWLLPLLLALPVWWWLRRRQHPVAATVSDTRPFDAATRGRWKLLLPPTLRSLALIGLILAAAGPYRAGDRLVVSANGVAIVIAIDVSSSMLAEDFAPSNRIEVAKQRAIDFVRGRNADRIGLVVFAGEALTQVPVTLDYPALIDAIRNVEIGALDDGTAIGSGLAIAVARLRKVPGASKVVLLLTDGVNNRGVIDPRTAAETAAAFGIKVYTVGIGSEGEARVPTQRDAQGNYRYENMPVEIDEDLLRDIAQRTGGEYFRAKDSQALTSIFQQVDKLARAPVDAVRYTRQQERTLPFLAGTLAALLAELIISGTMVIRIP; the protein is encoded by the coding sequence GTGATCTACTTCGCCCGGCCGTGGCTCCTCCCGCTGCTGCTCGCGCTGCCGGTCTGGTGGTGGCTGCGCCGCCGCCAACATCCCGTGGCCGCAACCGTCAGCGATACCAGGCCGTTCGACGCGGCAACCCGCGGACGGTGGAAGCTGCTGCTCCCGCCGACCCTTCGTTCGCTGGCGCTCATCGGCTTGATCCTCGCGGCGGCCGGGCCATATCGCGCCGGTGACCGCCTGGTCGTGTCGGCCAACGGAGTGGCGATCGTGATCGCGATCGACGTATCGAGCTCGATGCTGGCGGAGGACTTCGCGCCATCCAACCGGATCGAAGTGGCGAAGCAGCGTGCCATCGATTTCGTGCGGGGGCGTAACGCCGACCGGATCGGCCTCGTCGTTTTTGCCGGCGAAGCACTGACCCAGGTTCCGGTGACGCTCGACTATCCGGCGCTGATCGACGCGATCCGGAATGTCGAGATCGGCGCGCTCGACGACGGTACCGCGATCGGATCGGGGTTGGCGATCGCGGTGGCGCGCCTCCGCAAGGTCCCGGGCGCCAGCAAGGTGGTGCTCCTCCTCACTGACGGCGTCAACAATCGCGGTGTCATCGATCCGCGTACCGCTGCGGAAACCGCCGCGGCGTTCGGGATCAAGGTGTACACCGTCGGGATCGGGTCGGAAGGCGAGGCGCGGGTGCCGACGCAACGTGATGCGCAGGGGAACTACCGGTATGAGAACATGCCGGTCGAAATCGACGAAGACCTGCTGCGCGACATCGCGCAGCGCACCGGCGGCGAGTACTTCCGGGCCAAGGATTCGCAGGCGCTGACCAGCATCTTCCAGCAGGTCGACAAGCTCGCTCGCGCGCCGGTCGACGCGGTGCGGTACACCCGCCAGCAGGAACGGACGCTGCCATTTCTCGCCGGCACGCTGGCAGCGCTCCTCGCCGAACTGATCATCAGCGGCACGATGGTGATCCGGATCCCATGA